A DNA window from Myripristis murdjan chromosome 19, fMyrMur1.1, whole genome shotgun sequence contains the following coding sequences:
- the LOC115378155 gene encoding THAP domain-containing protein 6-like, translating to MPEHCAAYSCANRRTVASRAQGITFHRFPKDKYVRKKWEVALKRDGFTASDSSVVCSEHFKQEDFDRTGQVVRLRDGVIPSIFSFPVHLQRPEKGRTTSTSRKADESLSVAPQDDPEASTSHSQSQHDDDHIYALPASPNALKARLNEALERVESLEREKRNAMAREKRAKTSVNSLLGELREKNLINEELKERLEFYSDLKLDFMAKQGHEYAKEHREFALTLHLHSPKAYKYLRETMNFPLPHPHTLQRKGGMVPASRESSSFLVAAANQCPYRYQESTKNGRRRPIAARIATKNPTKN from the exons ATGCCAGAGCACTGTGCGGCGTATTCCTGTGCAAATCGCCGTACAGTTGCCAGCAGGGCTCAGGGGATTACTTTTCACAG GTTTCCCAAAGACAAATATGTGAGGAAGAAGTGGGAAGTGGCATTGAAGAGAGATGGATTCACTGCGAGTGATTCATCCGTGGTCTGCAGTGAGCATTTTAAGCAGGAAGATTtcgacaggacaggacaggttgTCCGACTCAGAGATGGTGTTATTCCCTCCATCTTCAGCTTCCCAGTTCACCTCCAAAGA CCGGAAAAGGGCAGGACAACATCTACCTCCAGAAAGGCTGACGAGAGCCTGTCTGTGGCCCCTCAGGATGACCCAGAGGCTTCAACCTCACACTCACAATCTCAGCATGATGAT GATCATATCTATGCCTTGCCTGCTTCTCCTAACGCTCTAAAGGCCAGACTGAATGAAGCCTTAGAGAGAGTTGAAAGTCTGGAGCGAGAAAAGAGGAACGCCATGGCCAGAGAGAAGAGGGCAAAGACCTCAGTAAATAGTCTTTTAGGAGAATTGAGGGAAAAGAACCTCATTAATGAAGAGCTCAAAGAGAGACTTGAGTTCTA TTCAGATCTTAAACTAGACTTCATGGCAAAGCAGGGTCATGAATACGCAAAGGAGCACCGAGAGTTTGCCCTCACTCTCCATCTTCATAGTCCAAAGGCATACAAATACCTTCGAGAGACTATGAACTTCCCCCTCCCTCATCCACATACATTACAAAG AAAGGGCGGCATGGTCCCTGCCTCCCGTGAGTCGAGCTCATTCTTGGTAGCTGCAGCCAATCAGTGCCCGTATCGCTACCAAGAATCTACCAAGAATGGGAGGCGGCGGCCAATCGCCGCCCGTATCGCTACCAAGAATCCTACCAAGAATTGA